One region of Mytilus galloprovincialis unplaced genomic scaffold, xbMytGall1.hap1.1 HAP1_SCAFFOLD_233, whole genome shotgun sequence genomic DNA includes:
- the LOC143061162 gene encoding uncharacterized protein LOC143061162, which yields MVRGESMDDLIPRRKVDNREKVHLRKMVRSLVTSLESFQDEVLVVLDDMRDLVGQINDVSDKLDKTLGERLCEDHHAFPKSRSLTKNNNNETHHYVNVDLIPKIKHIEEKINSKMCSKQLNYEDQCINHNEFTKSAEKEANTKPNRPNSFINDIPVENQIKLEVNALIGIKQDHVLDSIESPMLDFSYLGMNQTDNRPKWGRSISLPVNVKSRSVSPLRLPSNNDSNKSDRIHSDILTPTAVCYAELKKPNVITRSMSSSISEDVFHDLNTSTLDTGTTVKSNNSSSMISSNISIDGDLYERRLDDELENILEASDDSLMIESSDVSMETSSNSHTDTYSDNGMYEMNTWTSFTLSHLTESTRSSESFVSDTPSDIINDNVWPPNVGNIFSNSMLVRKLSKHLDNDEIHSLNLDMKK from the coding sequence ATGGTACGCGGAGAAAGTATGGACGATCTTATTCCACGCCGAAAAGTCGACAATAGAGAGAAAGTACATCTACGAAAAATGGTCCGAAGTCTCGTTACCAGTTTAGAAAGCTTTCAAGACGAAGTGCTAGTTGTTTTAGACGACATGAGGGACCTTGTAGGTCAGATCAATGATGTGTCAGATAAACTTGATAAAACGTTGGGGGAAAGATTGTGTGAAGATCATCACGCTTTTCCAAAGTCAAGgtcattgacaaaaaataataacaatgaaaCACACCATTACGTAAATGTTGACCTCAtaccaaaaataaaacacatcgaagaaaaaatcaattcaaaaatGTGTTCAAAACAATTGAATTATGAAGATCAGTGTATAAACCATAATGAATTTACAAAATCTGCCGAAAAAGAGGCTAATACTAAACCCAATAGACCAAATAGTTTTATAAACGACATACCGGTTGAGAACCAAATCAAACTTGAAGTTAATGCACTTATTGGCATCAAACAAGACCACGTTTTAGATTCTATAGAATCACCTATGCTTGATTTTTCTTATTTAGGTATGAATCAAACAGATAATAGACCAAAGTGGGGGAGATCAATTTCCCTACCAGTTAATGTTAAGTCGCGATCAGTATCTCCATTAAGGCTCCCCAGTAATAATGACAGCAACAAAAGCGATCGAATTCATAGTGATATTTTAACTCCTACAGCGGTGTGTTATGCAGAACTTAAAAAGCCAAACGTTATAACAAGAAGTATGTCATCAAGTATCTCTGAAGACGTTTTTCATGACTTAAATACATCTACTCTAGATACTGGTACTACGGTAAAATCCAATAATTCGTCTTCAATGATCTCATCAAATATATCGATTGATGGTGATCTTTACGAAAGAAGACTAGACGATGAGCTGGAAAACATCCTTGAAGCTTCGGATGATTCACTTATGATCGAATCATCGGATGTAAGTATGGAAACGAGTAGTAACTCTCATACAGACACCTATTCTGACAATGGGATGTATGAAATGAATACTTGGACTTCGTTTACATTAAGTCATCTAACGGAATCTACGAGGAGTTCCGAAAGTTTTGTCTCTGACACACCTTCTGATATAATCAATGATAATGTGTGGCCTCCTAACGTTGGTAACATATTTTCAAACAGTATGTTAGTTCGAAAACTAAGTAAGCATTTAGATAATGACGAAATTCATTCTTTGAATCTGGATATGAAGAAGTGA